The Methylomonas montana DNA window CATATCCTTGATGCGTTCGGCGACAGCAGGATCATGCGTGGCATTAACCCCTCGCTTGGCCAATACGTCTGCCATCATGCTCCAGAATGCGTCTGTATCCGCTACTAGGCCAGCCGCGGCGTTCTCGTTCAAATGCTCATCCCATAAGCGCATCAAACCAACCATGACACCCGACAAGCCACGATCGAGAGCCCTCGCGGAAAATGGCGTTACGGACAAGGCCTCGACATGCTTGTAAAAGGTTTCATGATAGTGTTCAAAACGTTCGTAATGCGACAGATCGCGTGGACGCGCCCAGTTGAATACCGTGCAGACCAAGCCAGGCCCGTCTGAGGAACGCCCCACACGGCTGGTCGCCTGAATATATTCAGAAGTGTTTTTGGGTTGACCGGCGACCAGCATGAGACCTAATCGGTCAATATCCACACCAACAGAAATCATGTTGGTTGCCAGAATTACATCGTAAGGCATCGAAGAACTAACAGGCTGATTAGCTTTACGCTCAGCAGCACGCTGTGCTTCCAATTCCTTATCAAAAACGGCCTCCAGCCTATCCAATATCTTTGGAATGTCCGAGCCGGATTTACGCGAAGTTAGCTCTTCCACAGCACCCATTCGTACCCGGCGCTTTGCCAATCCCCGTTGATCGGCATCACGGAGACGAGCGCGAATATCATCTTCGACCAGACGACGCGTGCCGGCCAATTCGCGAATGGAATTGAAATATCCAGCCAGGGTCATCCATGGATCAGCCAATCGACCGTATTTATCATAAAGCGCTTGCGCCGCAGCCATATGCGCCACATAGCTACGAATCATGGCCACCGGATAACGCCGACCAAAGGCATTGATCCCTAAATACCGCCGACCAGAATACTCCGCTCCCGTCGGTCGTTGAATGGCGAAAAAGCTATCCCTAATACTGGTGCCTTGCGGTGGAAACACTTCCAGTTTACGCACAAACAGTTTTTGCACTTGATCCGGGGCACGGCGGATCGTAGCAGTCGAAGCCACAACCTTAGGCCGTACTTTCTTGCCGTCGACTTGCCAAGAGCACAGCTCATCAACCGCCGATTCGTAGAGCCCGACCATTGAGCCCAATGGCCCGCTGATCAAATGTAATTCGTCCTGAATAATCAAATCCGGTGGTCGTAATGCCCCATGGGGCCGATTTTTGACTGACGGTAAACCATTACGGGAAGGGTGGGATTGCCCATCATCAATTTCCGGCGACAAAAACCCGTGCCGATCGCAAACCTCTGTAACTTTGCCAAACAGCATTTGCGTTTCGCCTTTCCAGGGCATTTGCGCAAACTTGTCGACAGTGGCAATCAATAGCGTGGGTGGCCGGCGATAGATTTCTTCATCCACCACCATCACCGGCAAACCTTCCTTGGGGGCTTTGGCTTCGGAAAACTCGCATCTTCCTAAATTGTCACCGCAATAGGTGACGCAGCGACCAATGTCGCTGGGTGCTTCATAGACCCGCAAATGTTTTTCCTTGATCTCACAACCACACCAGGGACAGGATGTAATTTGTTGGGGTGTACCTGAAGCCGATGGTCTGCCACCGACATTGCGCTGCCGTAATGAATTGGCTGCAGCGGCAAGGGTGTTAGGAGTGGTTTTATTACCTACCCAAAGTCCCAGGCGGAAGGGTGTTTCACCCCATTTACCAATATCGGTCCGACGAATCGATTCACAGGCGCACATCAACGCCGCAGCCCGTTGAAACTGTTGTAACGTCAATAAGCGCAGGGTATAGCGCATTAAAACCGCCACGCCATGATCGCCGCGTCGACCCTCGATTTCGCCTTGTAGTCGCCTTAATGCCAGGGTATAGGCCGTCAAACCCAAATAAGCTTCGGTTTTACCACCACCCGTGG harbors:
- the drmA gene encoding DISARM system helicase DrmA, with the protein product MTDHSTAVTALATLPNPTPTTIRDELTQMVIRDLLGPAGGPEEELNQYEDHAYQRYLVGMLAPKDKEVAGGELDELATGDGDEGEEGNTDAGVPAGSTYFPSSMGLSFVVASETADILVAAEWGQYLRIKSDNQQNKDGNPANVWKRKPVIAPELPLVLKEGNIAPQALHPDHPLVLLQGRIRSTADGWVVTLFMINQQEERKGRNEPKDEVWVFQPKLKVYAADSRPIFVQRKNAKLDLSKMDPLTREESETLEMLYRHQREFAVGHGISVHATLPEPLAERASQVETEWVPCFEVPQQTPRSAADDENLAGLTMDMKALADLPKEGLIASLRHIETAYRVWIKVEANKLTLPSEKLDGHEETARRSVERCTRALQRIKAGIELIENNPLAEEAFRFANRAMWQQRIHTTFSRKVRKKEIKLEDGTSLLDVTKNRSWRLFQLAFVLLNLPSLTDLHHPDRSHETDAVADLLWFATGGGKTEAYLGLTAYTLALRRLQGEIEGRRGDHGVAVLMRYTLRLLTLQQFQRAAALMCACESIRRTDIGKWGETPFRLGLWVGNKTTPNTLAAAANSLRQRNVGGRPSASGTPQQITSCPWCGCEIKEKHLRVYEAPSDIGRCVTYCGDNLGRCEFSEAKAPKEGLPVMVVDEEIYRRPPTLLIATVDKFAQMPWKGETQMLFGKVTEVCDRHGFLSPEIDDGQSHPSRNGLPSVKNRPHGALRPPDLIIQDELHLISGPLGSMVGLYESAVDELCSWQVDGKKVRPKVVASTATIRRAPDQVQKLFVRKLEVFPPQGTSIRDSFFAIQRPTGAEYSGRRYLGINAFGRRYPVAMIRSYVAHMAAAQALYDKYGRLADPWMTLAGYFNSIRELAGTRRLVEDDIRARLRDADQRGLAKRRVRMGAVEELTSRKSGSDIPKILDRLEAVFDKELEAQRAAERKANQPVSSSMPYDVILATNMISVGVDIDRLGLMLVAGQPKNTSEYIQATSRVGRSSDGPGLVCTVFNWARPRDLSHYERFEHYHETFYKHVEALSVTPFSARALDRGLSGVMVGLMRLWDEHLNENAAAGLVADTDAFWSMMADVLAKRGVNATHDPAVAERIKDMLDRRRDEWLCRVHNQKDHQLCYRSEGGATVGLLELADDKEWKLFTCLSSLRDVEGTVDLVLDQRTTGLHTD